Proteins found in one Leguminivora glycinivorella isolate SPB_JAAS2020 chromosome 4, LegGlyc_1.1, whole genome shotgun sequence genomic segment:
- the LOC125225153 gene encoding tigger transposable element-derived protein 6-like yields the protein MNSKRKLKALTYAEKLKAIEAVKSGLKRKDVAVQFGIHESTLSIILKNKDELLKKQESGESLLCKRRRIAEFPNLEQCLFTWFKQCRNKNISVSGPILKEKAEEFAKSLQIHNFKASNGWLENFKKRHDLAFKKVCGESASVSKEVCTEWKSQLKSLLNGYDPNDVFNADETGLFFKCLPDKTLTFKNEKCHGGKHSKERLTILLCTNSTGTQKLKPLMIGKSKKPRCFAGCRSLPLDYEANKKAWMTGELFRKWLIKTDKQMITEKRKILLFIDNCTAHNDVPPLRAIKVQFLPANTTSQLQPLDQGIIKNFKTFYRKEIVKKMITDMEQNTVSSIHVLHAMRMVDKAWRNVTSNAVKNCFKACGFPVQMQENIEVEGEEWNKCTPPEEWNKCMSHVEITFEEFVTCDDKLATAGTLTEEEIMSTVVHGAEGDDLDEDLNDEPQVPPTTISISEARKAVNTLRCFAEQCSDTEEDIFTSLFKIENKIDIESVNSLKQKKITDFFM from the coding sequence ATGAATTCAAAACGAAAACTGAAAGCATTAACATATGCTGAGAAGTTAAAAGCGATCGAAGCTGTGAAAAGTGGATTGAAAAGAAAAGACGTTGCAGTTCAGTTTGGAATACATGAGAGTACATTATCCATCATATTAAAAAACAAAGATGAATTATTGAAGAAGCAAGAATCGGGCGAAAGTCTTTTATGTAAAAGACGAAGAATTGCTGAGTTCCCTAATTTAGAACAATGCTTGTTTACGTGGTTTAAACAGTGTAGAAATAAAAACATCAGTGTTAGCGGGCCCATACTAAAAGAAAAAGCTGAAGAGTTTGCTAAGTCACTGCAAATCCATAATTTTAAAGCTAGCAATGGTTGGTTGGAAAATTTCAAGAAACGACATGATCTGGCCTTCAAAAAAGTGTGTGGTGAAAGTGCAAGCGTAAGCAAAGAAGTTTGCACAGAATGGAAAAGTCAATTGAAGAGTTTATTGAATGGATACGACCCCAATGATGTTTTTAATGCTGACGAAACGGGACTATTTTTCAAATGTCTTCCTGACAAAACACtaacatttaaaaatgaaaaatgtcatgGAGGAAAACACAGCAAGGAACGACTAACGATTTTGCTTTGTACAAATTCTACAGGTACACAAAAATTAAAGCCATTAATGATTGGCAAATCAAAGAAACCTCGTTGCTTTGCGGGCTGCCGATCACTGCCTTTGGATTATGAAGCCAATAAAAAAGCATGGATGACTGGGGAACTTTTTAGAAAATGGCTTATTAAAACAGACAAACAAATGATTactgaaaaaagaaaaattctTCTCTTCATAGATAACTGTACAGCACATAATGACGTACCTCCATTGAGGGCCATCAAAGTTCAATTTCTTCCAGCAAACACAACATCACAACTTCAACCACTGGATCAAGGCATcattaaaaacttcaaaacaTTTTACCGAAaagaaattgtaaaaaaaatgataacTGATATGGAGCAAAATACCGTGTCTTCCATCCATGTGTTACACGCAATGAGGATGGTAGACAAGGCTTGGCGTAATGTAACATCCAATGCAGTGAAAAACTGCTTTAAAGCCTGTGGTTTTCCTGTTCAGATGCAAGAAAATATTGAAGTGGAGGGCGAAGAATGGAATAAGTGTACTCCGCCTGAAGAATGGAATAAGTGTATGTCTCACGTAGAAATTACTTTTGAAGAATTCGTCACATGcgatgataaattagccaccGCGGGAACGTTAACAGAAGAAGAAATCATGAGTACCGTTGTTCATGGTGCTGAGGGCGATGATTTAGACGAAGATTTAAATGACGAGCCGCAAGTTCCACCTACGACTATATCTATCAGCGAAGCAAGGAAAGCTGTAAACACTTTACGGTGTTTTGCAGAGCAATGCAGTGATACAGAGGAAGACATTTTCACTTCTTTATTTaagattgaaaataaaattgatatAGAAAGCGTGAACagtttgaaacaaaaaaaaattaccgacTTTTTTATGTAG